TAAAAGATAAGCCTACAAATTTTATCCTCGTGGGCATCGTTGTAGTTGTTATCAGTTGCATTTCCTTTAGCATCTTCTATGTGCTTTCCATTGGGCTCAGGATCTCTGTCCTCATCTAAGTGATGGTGACGATGTTTGTGGAGATGATGGCAATGGTGGCCACTTCTCTTGTGCCTCAACTGTTTACCTGCTTCGTCATGGTTGTCATCTGATGACTTTCCTAAAGATCTGCTCCTCCTGTTGTGTAAGTGGGAATCAGAGTCTGCTGACCTAGAATCAACACTATGTGATCTTGATCGCCTATGACGTTTATGGTGTTTTGCGTGCCTTTTCCTTCTAACATCACCATCCTCATAACTTAAAGAATCAGGAGAAAGGGATCTCAACTGTCGGTGGCGTTTGTGGTGCTTAGAATGACACCTTCGGATTCTTCTCTCATCCTCATCACTGTAAGAACCAGAAGAATCTGAATCTGACCTCTGATGGCGCCTATGGTGCTTCGAATGACTTCTCTTGACTGtctcaatatcatcatcactGGAAGAATTGGAAGCACCGGAGTCTGATCTAGAATCATGATGTCTGTGCCTTTTGTGGTTTcgcttcttcctcttcctatTTCCTTCGTAATCACTCTCATATTCATCACTGCCTTCATCACTTGAGCTTGAAGAATGTCTCTTTGGCTTTCTCTTGgatttcttctccttcctcttCTCACTGTCACTTGTATCAGAGTGAGCGTGCTTCTTGTGCTTCTTGTGAGTTCTTTTACTTGACTTTCTTCTACCATCACTGATGTCAGTGTCACTATCATTATCAGAAACTGACACAGATCTTCTCTTATGCTTTGAAGA
The window above is part of the Prunus dulcis chromosome 1, ALMONDv2, whole genome shotgun sequence genome. Proteins encoded here:
- the LOC117627535 gene encoding nucleolin 1-like, giving the protein MDTRRFMQLVEEKKKRALEKKEAPLKWEQKLEAAAKAKADAEAKERKLKSSKHKRRSVSVSDNDSDTDISDGRRKSSKRTHKKHKKHAHSDTSDSEKRKEKKSKRKPKRHSSSSSDEGSDEYESDYEGNRKRKKRNHKRHRHHDSRSDSGASNSSSDDDIETVKRSHSKHHRRHQRSDSDSSGSYSDEDERRIRRCHSKHHKRHRQLRSLSPDSLSYEDGDVRRKRHAKHHKRHRRSRSHSVDSRSADSDSHLHNRRSRSLGKSSDDNHDEAGKQLRHKRSGHHCHHLHKHRHHHLDEDRDPEPNGKHIEDAKGNATDNNYNDAHEDKICRLIF